The following proteins are encoded in a genomic region of Planococcus lenghuensis:
- a CDS encoding pentapeptide repeat-containing protein has product MKSVKFQAPKLPAKLSEVKWREAVDNRYITNCRITEETISHGPEEPLRFDGVIFENVTFQEGGWPDSEWLDVKFVNCDLSNFNLRGSVFRRVEFWNCRLAGTDFTESSIKDAMFSGCKMNYTMFSFARLQKTAYQDCLLENADFYETGLNAVRFNECELSGSSFAETDLAGIDLTASHYDSIQVTTEKLAGCIVTSQQAIGFAKQLGLIVKETD; this is encoded by the coding sequence ATGAAATCTGTAAAATTCCAGGCGCCGAAACTGCCGGCAAAATTAAGTGAAGTAAAGTGGCGGGAGGCAGTGGATAACCGATACATAACGAATTGCAGAATTACAGAAGAAACGATTTCACATGGACCCGAGGAACCGTTGCGGTTTGATGGGGTCATTTTTGAAAACGTGACATTTCAGGAAGGCGGCTGGCCGGACAGTGAGTGGCTGGATGTGAAATTCGTGAACTGTGACTTGTCCAACTTCAATCTTAGAGGATCTGTTTTCCGCCGGGTGGAATTCTGGAATTGCCGGCTGGCGGGGACGGACTTTACTGAAAGCTCCATTAAAGACGCAATGTTTAGCGGCTGCAAGATGAATTACACAATGTTCAGTTTCGCTCGTCTGCAAAAAACCGCATATCAGGATTGCCTATTGGAAAACGCCGATTTCTATGAGACTGGTTTGAATGCCGTCCGGTTCAATGAATGTGAGCTGAGCGGCAGCAGTTTTGCGGAGACGGATTTAGCCGGAATCGATTTAACGGCTTCCCACTATGACTCCATCCAAGTGACCACAGAAAAACTGGCGGGTTGCATCGTCACTTCTCAACAAGCGATCGGTTTTGCGAAACAATTAGGCCTGATTGTGAAAGAAACTGACTGA
- a CDS encoding circularly permuted type 2 ATP-grasp protein, translated as MFDSYSIEPFFDEMFDADGTPKRHYRKFRDLLEQFSEEELREKHITAQLSFLRQGITFTVYNEESGSTERTMPFDFVPIIIPPEEWEIIEKGMVQRVEALNLFLDDVYKEQQILNDGVIPRHLIENNPYYYAKQVQGIDIPLNNHIFLAGVDLIRDEHGKYHVLEDNLRNPSGMSYVYQNRYVMRQIYPELFGKYRIQTLEHQLSYLHEAVLDHAPATAPGGKNKKPFAVLLTPGTYNSAYYDHVFLAQQMGMQLVEGRDLIVKDNVVYMKSTRGLKRVDIIYRRIDDDFLDPEAFREDSELGVAGLMGAYRQGNVAILNGVGNGVADDKAIYAYVPEMIRYYLKEEPIIANVKTYMLDREDEREYVLEHLEELVVKNVGASGGYDMLIGPHASKELIETFRQKIIEQPNQYIAQPTLKLSRAPAYQGEEFYPAHVDLRVFVMRGKKSHVLPGGLSRVALKKGSLVVNSSQGGGSKDTWVFKQERRDD; from the coding sequence ATGTTCGATTCATATTCGATTGAACCGTTTTTTGATGAAATGTTCGATGCAGATGGAACACCTAAACGGCATTACCGGAAATTCCGTGATTTGCTGGAGCAGTTTTCCGAGGAGGAACTGAGGGAAAAGCATATCACTGCGCAGCTGTCTTTTTTAAGACAAGGAATTACATTCACTGTATACAATGAGGAAAGCGGCAGCACGGAACGGACAATGCCATTTGACTTCGTGCCGATTATTATTCCGCCGGAAGAGTGGGAAATCATTGAAAAGGGAATGGTGCAGCGGGTGGAGGCGCTGAATCTATTCCTGGATGATGTTTATAAAGAGCAGCAGATTCTGAATGATGGCGTGATTCCCCGGCATCTGATCGAGAACAATCCGTATTACTACGCCAAGCAGGTTCAAGGGATTGATATCCCGCTCAATAATCATATTTTCTTGGCCGGTGTGGATTTAATCCGGGATGAGCACGGTAAATATCATGTGCTGGAAGACAATCTCCGCAACCCTTCCGGTATGTCCTATGTATACCAGAACCGATATGTGATGCGGCAGATCTATCCGGAACTGTTCGGCAAATACAGGATCCAGACGCTTGAACATCAGCTTTCTTACCTGCACGAAGCGGTGCTTGATCACGCGCCGGCAACAGCGCCCGGCGGAAAAAACAAAAAGCCGTTCGCAGTCCTTCTGACGCCGGGGACTTATAATTCCGCTTACTATGATCACGTCTTTCTTGCCCAGCAGATGGGGATGCAACTGGTCGAAGGACGGGATTTGATCGTTAAAGATAACGTTGTCTATATGAAATCAACCCGAGGTCTGAAGCGAGTGGATATCATTTACCGCAGAATTGATGATGATTTCCTGGATCCTGAAGCGTTTCGGGAAGATTCCGAACTTGGCGTCGCCGGTCTGATGGGCGCCTACAGGCAGGGGAATGTCGCCATTTTGAATGGAGTCGGGAACGGAGTCGCGGATGATAAAGCGATTTATGCTTACGTTCCGGAAATGATCCGCTATTATCTGAAGGAAGAACCGATCATCGCCAACGTCAAGACGTATATGCTTGACCGCGAAGATGAACGGGAATACGTACTGGAACACCTGGAGGAATTGGTCGTGAAAAATGTAGGTGCCTCCGGAGGATATGATATGCTGATCGGCCCGCATGCCTCAAAAGAGCTGATTGAAACGTTCCGACAAAAAATCATCGAGCAGCCGAACCAGTACATTGCGCAGCCGACACTGAAGCTGTCAAGAGCGCCTGCTTATCAAGGGGAAGAATTTTACCCGGCTCACGTGGACCTTCGCGTCTTTGTGATGCGGGGCAAGAAATCCCATGTGCTGCCGGGCGGACTGTCACGCGTAGCGCTTAAAAAAGGATCGCTCGTCGTCAATTCCTCACAGGGCGGCGGCAGCAAGGATACATGGGTGTTTAAACAGGAAAGGAGGGATGACTAA
- a CDS encoding helix-turn-helix domain-containing protein, with protein sequence MESIGKKIKALREERNLSDEEFAKALGIAKSTVWAYEGGKKLITVTHLTNIADFFGVSADYLLDRSTDQVKLDLQNKQGLSGYTFVVDNRPMNEDEIADAASYIQVRRRMGNYGNL encoded by the coding sequence ATGGAATCTATCGGCAAGAAAATAAAAGCGCTTCGTGAAGAGCGGAACTTATCGGATGAGGAGTTCGCAAAAGCACTTGGCATTGCAAAAAGTACAGTATGGGCATATGAAGGCGGAAAGAAATTGATCACGGTTACCCACCTCACAAATATTGCAGACTTTTTCGGTGTTTCGGCAGATTATTTGCTTGATCGCTCGACTGACCAGGTCAAACTTGATCTGCAGAACAAACAAGGGCTGAGTGGCTATACGTTCGTTGTCGACAACCGACCGATGAATGAGGATGAAATAGCGGATGCGGCCTCATACATCCAAGTGAGACGCCGCATGGGCAATTACGGGAATCTATAA
- a CDS encoding HD domain-containing phosphohydrolase, producing MTKLTSAEGKQLALFPGDDLDSVEFYYIISGVIQGVVDGETIELNAGDFFSAQGLSEIVQFQVKTEVSVLVVTSTPLFHLVSKEMAELRKVGEQVEQKDRYTFNHSTRVANYAVKTATKMQHNKEKIRNLMIAAVLHDIGKINVPEEVLNKVGKLTDEEFDGLKKHPVDGADMVRKTAYAHIAPIIEQHHERVNGSGYPFRLKGEEILTEAKIIGVCDTFDAMTEDRAYRKAFSVMTAVDEIQRLSGIMYDPEVVAAFMEVLKEEGKLTQQE from the coding sequence GTGACGAAACTAACGTCAGCTGAAGGAAAACAGTTAGCTCTGTTTCCTGGCGATGATCTTGACTCAGTCGAGTTTTATTATATTATCAGTGGAGTTATTCAAGGGGTTGTAGACGGAGAAACTATTGAATTGAATGCTGGGGACTTTTTCAGTGCACAAGGGTTATCTGAGATTGTGCAATTTCAAGTGAAAACAGAAGTTAGTGTACTCGTCGTTACATCAACGCCGCTTTTCCATCTCGTAAGCAAAGAGATGGCTGAACTGCGAAAAGTCGGTGAACAGGTCGAGCAGAAAGATCGTTATACATTTAATCACAGTACTCGTGTGGCTAATTATGCAGTAAAAACTGCAACTAAAATGCAACATAATAAAGAGAAAATTCGAAATCTTATGATCGCTGCTGTCCTCCACGATATCGGCAAGATCAACGTCCCTGAAGAAGTATTGAATAAAGTAGGGAAGCTGACGGATGAAGAGTTCGACGGGCTGAAAAAGCATCCGGTGGACGGGGCGGACATGGTCCGGAAGACGGCTTATGCCCATATTGCTCCGATTATCGAACAGCATCATGAGCGGGTGAATGGTTCCGGGTATCCATTCAGACTGAAGGGTGAAGAGATTCTGACGGAAGCTAAGATCATCGGGGTATGCGATACGTTTGATGCAATGACCGAAGACCGGGCATACCGGAAAGCATTTTCTGTCATGACGGCTGTCGATGAGATCCAGCGACTCAGTGGGATTATGTATGACCCTGAAGTGGTGGCAGCTTTTATGGAAGTACTGAAAGAAGAAGGGAAACTGACACAGCAGGAATGA
- a CDS encoding alpha-E domain-containing protein, translating to MLSRVANSLYWMSRNAERAENNARILDVQLLQQIETSEEELSWERDWRLIFEICASTEELEELTATSKDEDRFARFLALSKDNPNSVMNCVGYTRENARTSRDLIPEDYWQAWNSSHLELKERKLASASVREMRAFLEKVRETSLLSQGIIESAMSRAMPYQIIKIGKWLERAEKTARILNVVCEHTRERQLEAGVEDYYYWRAALRMSNGYEAYLKNHPPKLDPKPVLDFLVSDPTFPRSIRYCMEHVRDSVSEIENGKIMHYSQDLFAALDRLLEVLKNLNVEKMDSGEMMNFLNGFQNDCNQIGQLFSKTYYLSEPAFQSQASGFVPITQFREHATMKYQIEHTNVFDYETIVDQSMNTIRLKPRTDEVQRLLSYRADIKPATLTKEYTDIWGNSVETFYIAEHHQHLEVKTTSIVSIQRSPFVRRIDYSPEMNAIFHSQLFREHYFAYLSNTSYTYLTPDQIKEVDEELGQMTNPVQYALNVMDLVHDRFSYDEVSTNVSTPAQESFNLRKGVCQDITHVMLGILRSKMIPARYVSGYLYVGENSALVGDAASHAWVEFMVPGIGWVGLDPTNNVEALENHIRVCVGRDYNDVSPVQGVYRGGNQTLDVKVAVSLIDS from the coding sequence ATGCTGAGTCGCGTAGCGAACTCGCTGTATTGGATGTCCCGAAATGCAGAACGGGCAGAGAATAACGCGCGTATTCTGGACGTGCAATTGCTGCAGCAAATTGAGACATCAGAAGAAGAATTGAGCTGGGAACGGGACTGGCGGCTGATTTTCGAAATTTGCGCTTCCACTGAAGAACTGGAGGAGCTGACGGCTACTTCGAAAGACGAAGACCGGTTTGCCCGGTTCCTTGCCCTATCAAAAGATAATCCCAATTCCGTAATGAATTGTGTCGGATATACGCGTGAAAATGCGCGCACAAGCCGCGATCTTATTCCGGAAGATTATTGGCAGGCTTGGAATTCCAGTCACCTGGAGTTGAAAGAGCGGAAACTGGCGAGCGCGTCCGTCCGGGAAATGCGCGCTTTTCTTGAGAAGGTGAGAGAGACTTCCCTACTGTCGCAGGGGATCATCGAATCGGCCATGTCGCGCGCCATGCCTTACCAGATCATCAAAATCGGCAAATGGCTGGAACGGGCAGAAAAAACAGCCCGCATCCTGAATGTGGTGTGCGAACATACACGGGAACGGCAGCTGGAAGCGGGCGTGGAGGACTATTATTACTGGCGGGCCGCACTTCGGATGAGCAATGGCTATGAGGCATATCTGAAAAATCACCCGCCGAAACTTGATCCGAAACCGGTTCTGGATTTCCTGGTATCGGATCCTACATTTCCACGTTCCATCCGCTATTGCATGGAACATGTCCGGGATTCAGTATCGGAAATCGAAAACGGGAAGATCATGCATTACTCGCAGGATCTGTTCGCCGCGCTTGACCGCTTGCTTGAAGTGCTGAAGAATTTGAACGTGGAAAAAATGGATTCCGGGGAAATGATGAACTTCCTGAACGGGTTCCAGAATGACTGCAACCAGATCGGCCAGCTTTTCTCGAAAACGTATTATTTGAGTGAGCCGGCATTCCAGAGTCAAGCGAGTGGCTTTGTGCCGATCACGCAATTCCGCGAACACGCGACGATGAAGTACCAGATCGAACATACGAATGTTTTCGATTATGAAACGATCGTGGATCAGAGCATGAACACGATCCGCTTGAAGCCGCGGACGGATGAAGTGCAGCGGCTGCTGTCGTACCGGGCGGATATAAAGCCCGCCACGCTTACGAAAGAGTACACGGACATCTGGGGCAATAGTGTTGAAACATTCTATATCGCTGAACACCATCAGCACCTGGAAGTGAAGACGACGTCCATCGTCAGCATTCAGCGGAGCCCGTTTGTCCGCCGGATCGATTACTCACCGGAAATGAATGCGATCTTCCACTCCCAGTTATTCAGAGAGCATTATTTCGCCTATCTGAGCAATACATCCTATACGTATTTGACGCCGGACCAGATCAAAGAAGTGGATGAAGAACTCGGCCAAATGACGAATCCGGTCCAGTATGCACTGAATGTAATGGATTTGGTGCACGACCGTTTCTCATACGACGAAGTATCCACAAATGTATCAACACCGGCACAGGAATCCTTCAATCTGCGCAAAGGAGTGTGCCAGGACATCACGCACGTGATGCTGGGAATTCTCCGCAGTAAGATGATTCCTGCCCGCTATGTCAGCGGCTACTTATATGTCGGAGAGAATTCAGCGCTTGTCGGGGATGCAGCGAGTCATGCCTGGGTTGAATTCATGGTGCCTGGGATCGGCTGGGTCGGCCTTGATCCCACAAATAACGTGGAAGCGCTCGAAAATCACATCCGCGTATGCGTCGGACGGGATTATAACGACGTAAGTCCGGTGCAGGGCGTGTACCGGGGCGGCAACCAGACATTGGATGTAAAAGTGGCTGTCAGTCTGATCGACAGCTAA
- a CDS encoding MurR/RpiR family transcriptional regulator, with the protein MQEILRNIANSYKNFSTGQKKVADLFIEQPIFLAFSSALEVGRNVNVSESTVIRWAQKLGYKGYAEFQQIVQQKLAQERLEQLTTDVSPQTEGQSLLKNLLNSDISNLQQLKQSLDEEQLLQAVDLISQAEQIYVTGNTFDYGMAYSFTTWLNHTLDHTEMLIYGDGQYYLQLSKLGIASTVIAFAFPRYEKVVTETLNTAKEQGASVIVITDSVSAPAVKYADIVLEVPMNSDLGIDSYTAASALLTSIMRFLSVKEHDKVKLNYDRTEAMYLRKNVYH; encoded by the coding sequence TTGCAGGAAATACTGCGAAACATCGCAAATTCTTATAAGAATTTTAGTACGGGGCAAAAAAAAGTCGCTGATCTGTTCATTGAGCAACCAATCTTTCTTGCTTTTTCATCTGCATTGGAAGTTGGTCGCAATGTGAATGTAAGTGAATCCACTGTGATTCGCTGGGCGCAGAAACTCGGCTATAAGGGATATGCCGAATTTCAGCAAATTGTGCAGCAGAAGTTGGCACAAGAACGGCTGGAGCAGCTGACTACGGATGTGTCGCCGCAGACGGAGGGGCAATCCCTCCTGAAAAATCTGCTCAATTCAGATATCAGTAACCTTCAGCAGCTGAAACAGTCACTGGATGAAGAGCAGCTGCTGCAGGCTGTGGATCTGATCAGCCAGGCGGAGCAGATCTATGTTACCGGCAATACATTTGATTATGGAATGGCGTATTCTTTCACGACGTGGCTGAATCATACGCTAGATCACACCGAGATGCTCATATACGGAGACGGGCAGTACTATTTGCAGCTTTCAAAACTGGGTATAGCCAGTACAGTGATTGCTTTCGCCTTTCCGCGCTATGAAAAGGTAGTGACCGAGACGCTGAACACAGCCAAGGAGCAGGGAGCCAGCGTCATTGTGATTACGGATTCCGTATCGGCGCCTGCTGTGAAGTACGCGGATATTGTACTGGAAGTTCCGATGAATTCGGATCTCGGCATTGATTCGTATACAGCAGCCAGCGCTCTTCTCACCTCCATCATGCGGTTCCTCTCCGTGAAAGAACATGATAAAGTAAAGCTGAATTATGACCGGACAGAAGCCATGTACTTAAGAAAGAATGTTTACCATTGA
- a CDS encoding immune inhibitor A domain-containing protein: MNKKLLTTTAIAATVGFSSFSVGGYSSVPTAQAEEKLTEFQATQGGSPVDIGLANDEKLIEMLKKDGRIAENASPAEAQKVLNAFLAKKEKANKVANKEALAKNGANQLQDKNSKNGVLNGKGNKLGQAKKNQVDSVNLENFDGEVREDKVLVLAIDFPDYRASSITKEETDMFYENYPISHFQDMVFGEDGYAGPNGEDFVSMKEYYEQQSGGSYTVDGEVAGWYTAEHNAAYYGANVPAPDGNDANAALLVYEALKAAAQDPAIDLSEYDEWDRDDYDGDGVYAEPDGIIDHLMVIHAGVGEEAGGGFLGDDAIWSHRSSLGLVAVPGAKSNSDRFGGLLGAADYTIEPEDGAAGVFAHEYGHDLGLPDEYDTIYSGAGEAVSYWSLMSSGSWAGDIPGTEPPGMSPYAKEMLQTIHGGNWLSGITLSAAEITTKGTDILLDEAVTKGTNNDAVRIDLPQKLNVLNTPAAGEFEYYGGKGDEIDHSMVTSTIDLTNATEASLTFDTWYNIEEDWDFAMVQVSADGGQTWTSLSNENTVSEIHPQGYSTIKENIPGFTGSSNGWVNETFNLNDYAGQEIQVQFRYMTDWATNMDGFFVDNVTVTADGAEVLFDGAETDSQFTFDGFKKHDGTYYTDQYYLLEWRSHNGVDEGLSHIRRGASLMSFDDGLVVWYVDEAYDNNWTGLHPGDGFLGVVDADQHTNFWSNGEVASTRYQVHDAAFSLEKSDKMLLDYSAINGTTLKDYFTQRNPLFDDSADYSNAGLVDAGRNVPEYGLKFRVTGQSADGTVGKVTVFK; the protein is encoded by the coding sequence TTGAACAAGAAATTACTCACAACCACAGCAATCGCTGCAACAGTAGGATTTAGCAGCTTTTCCGTCGGTGGTTACTCATCCGTACCAACTGCACAGGCAGAAGAAAAATTAACAGAGTTCCAAGCAACTCAAGGCGGATCACCAGTTGATATCGGTCTTGCTAATGACGAAAAGCTCATTGAGATGCTGAAAAAGGATGGACGCATTGCTGAAAATGCAAGTCCTGCAGAAGCACAGAAAGTCCTGAATGCCTTCCTCGCTAAGAAAGAAAAAGCGAACAAAGTAGCAAATAAGGAAGCCTTGGCCAAGAATGGTGCCAACCAGCTGCAAGATAAAAATAGTAAGAATGGTGTCTTAAACGGCAAGGGGAATAAGCTTGGCCAAGCGAAAAAAAATCAAGTAGATTCAGTTAATCTAGAAAACTTTGATGGCGAAGTACGAGAAGATAAAGTTCTTGTCTTAGCAATTGACTTTCCTGACTACCGAGCCAGCTCAATTACAAAAGAAGAAACAGACATGTTTTATGAAAACTACCCAATCAGTCATTTTCAGGACATGGTGTTTGGTGAAGATGGTTATGCCGGTCCCAATGGTGAAGATTTCGTCTCCATGAAGGAATACTACGAACAGCAGTCAGGCGGAAGCTACACAGTTGATGGTGAAGTAGCCGGCTGGTATACAGCAGAACACAATGCCGCTTATTATGGCGCTAACGTTCCTGCTCCTGATGGAAATGACGCCAATGCAGCTTTGTTAGTTTATGAAGCATTGAAAGCAGCTGCACAAGATCCAGCAATTGATCTTTCAGAGTACGACGAGTGGGATCGTGACGATTATGATGGTGATGGCGTGTATGCTGAACCTGATGGTATCATTGACCACCTCATGGTCATCCATGCAGGTGTCGGTGAAGAAGCGGGTGGAGGATTTCTCGGCGACGATGCAATTTGGTCCCACCGCTCGAGCCTTGGACTGGTTGCGGTACCTGGCGCCAAATCGAACAGTGACCGTTTTGGTGGTTTGTTAGGAGCAGCAGATTACACTATCGAACCTGAAGATGGAGCGGCTGGCGTATTCGCTCATGAATACGGCCATGACCTTGGCCTACCGGATGAATATGACACAATCTACTCTGGTGCAGGTGAAGCCGTTTCTTATTGGTCTCTTATGTCCAGTGGCAGCTGGGCAGGCGATATTCCTGGAACTGAGCCTCCTGGGATGAGTCCATATGCAAAAGAGATGCTCCAGACAATACATGGAGGCAACTGGCTGAGCGGAATTACGCTCAGTGCAGCAGAAATCACAACAAAAGGAACAGACATTCTGTTGGATGAAGCTGTTACAAAAGGAACCAATAACGATGCCGTGCGCATTGATCTCCCACAGAAATTGAATGTCCTGAATACACCTGCAGCCGGTGAATTCGAGTATTATGGCGGTAAAGGTGACGAGATTGACCATAGCATGGTTACTTCTACAATCGATCTGACCAACGCAACTGAAGCGTCTCTTACATTTGACACCTGGTACAACATCGAAGAAGATTGGGACTTCGCGATGGTACAAGTTTCCGCTGACGGAGGTCAAACTTGGACTTCACTCTCTAATGAGAACACAGTAAGTGAAATTCATCCACAGGGATACTCTACAATCAAGGAAAACATTCCAGGATTCACTGGTTCCAGCAATGGATGGGTTAACGAAACCTTCAACCTGAATGATTATGCCGGTCAAGAAATCCAAGTTCAGTTCCGTTACATGACAGACTGGGCTACGAACATGGATGGATTTTTCGTGGATAACGTCACAGTCACCGCTGACGGCGCTGAAGTCCTTTTTGATGGCGCAGAAACAGACAGCCAGTTTACTTTCGATGGTTTCAAAAAACATGATGGAACATACTATACTGATCAGTACTACCTGCTTGAATGGCGATCTCATAATGGCGTGGATGAAGGACTTTCTCATATCCGCCGCGGGGCCAGCCTTATGAGCTTTGACGACGGACTTGTTGTCTGGTACGTAGACGAAGCTTATGATAATAACTGGACAGGTCTTCACCCTGGAGATGGCTTCCTCGGTGTAGTCGATGCGGACCAGCACACGAACTTCTGGAGCAATGGTGAAGTTGCTTCCACTCGTTATCAGGTTCACGATGCAGCGTTCAGCTTGGAGAAATCCGACAAAATGCTCCTGGATTATTCAGCTATCAACGGAACCACACTGAAGGATTACTTCACACAGCGCAATCCATTGTTCGACGACAGTGCTGATTACAGCAATGCCGGCCTTGTAGATGCAGGACGCAATGTACCAGAATACGGTCTGAAGTTCCGCGTCACTGGCCAGAGCGCTGATGGCACTGTAGGTAAAGTAACAGTTTTCAAGTAA
- a CDS encoding transporter substrate-binding domain-containing protein, whose product MKKTYPVLGMLVTASMILGACGEEEAGTEEEAIEEVEEIEGVEETEETEAVEGEEVAAADLNLVNPGQFTTASSGLYKPFNFTEDGELTGFDIAISKALAEEMGLEPNPVTTPWETIIQALMGEKFDAVVGSMAITDERAETVAFSDPYYLSGGKIFVAADNSEIAGPEDLEGTTIGVVAQSTYDEAAQQYTEDIQYYNSDVTALQDLTTGRLDAVITADIVGYEAMDAGLEIKDVGNNLWIEEAAVAVRQEDEALLEEVNRALDAIIEDGTYAEISEEWFGRNLLETETEGVEILR is encoded by the coding sequence ATGAAAAAGACGTATCCTGTGTTAGGCATGTTAGTTACAGCAAGTATGATTTTAGGCGCATGCGGTGAAGAAGAAGCGGGGACAGAAGAAGAAGCGATTGAAGAAGTCGAAGAAATTGAAGGCGTTGAAGAGACCGAAGAAACCGAAGCAGTCGAAGGGGAAGAAGTCGCGGCAGCTGATCTGAACTTGGTTAATCCAGGTCAGTTCACGACAGCTTCAAGCGGCTTATACAAGCCATTTAACTTCACGGAAGATGGCGAATTGACCGGATTTGACATCGCGATCAGTAAAGCGCTGGCTGAAGAAATGGGATTGGAGCCGAACCCGGTGACAACGCCATGGGAAACGATTATTCAAGCGCTGATGGGTGAAAAATTCGATGCGGTTGTCGGTTCGATGGCCATTACGGACGAACGCGCTGAAACGGTCGCATTCTCGGATCCGTATTACCTGTCCGGCGGGAAAATTTTCGTAGCTGCCGATAATTCGGAAATCGCAGGACCTGAAGATCTTGAAGGAACGACGATCGGTGTTGTTGCCCAGTCGACTTACGATGAAGCGGCACAGCAATATACAGAAGATATCCAGTACTACAACAGTGACGTAACTGCGTTGCAGGATCTCACGACTGGCAGACTTGATGCCGTTATCACAGCTGACATCGTCGGGTATGAAGCAATGGATGCGGGACTCGAGATCAAAGATGTTGGGAATAACCTCTGGATTGAAGAAGCGGCAGTAGCGGTCCGTCAGGAAGACGAAGCGCTTCTCGAAGAAGTTAATCGCGCGCTCGATGCAATCATCGAAGATGGCACATATGCCGAGATTTCTGAAGAATGGTTCGGCCGAAACCTTCTTGAAACAGAAACTGAAGGCGTCGAAATCCTGCGATAA
- a CDS encoding SDR family oxidoreductase, which translates to MAKTIFITGAGSGLGKGTALGLAEKGHKVIAGVEILPQKTDLIREAGERGLDLEVLKLDVTNPRDVSRIEDYDFDVFVANAAINEEGPLAEVPMDRFRALFEVNVFGTLATAQAAIRHFVKKGSGKIVFTSSMAGIAASKFVGPYSATKHAIEAMAETLRKEMKDFGVQVATINPGTFETGFNRRAAEEKWEWYSEDKNFTPAKSMEKAEESLKDEYDPEGMITKMIEVIPADHHKFRTVYPEATEEQLKKTQQERWDMEI; encoded by the coding sequence ATGGCGAAAACGATATTCATCACAGGGGCAGGCAGTGGACTTGGCAAAGGAACTGCACTGGGTCTTGCTGAAAAAGGACATAAAGTGATTGCGGGCGTGGAAATTCTCCCGCAGAAGACAGACTTGATCAGAGAAGCGGGCGAGCGAGGGCTGGATTTAGAAGTCCTGAAGCTGGATGTCACGAATCCACGGGATGTCTCAAGGATTGAAGACTACGATTTTGATGTATTCGTGGCCAACGCGGCCATCAATGAAGAAGGGCCGCTCGCAGAAGTGCCGATGGACCGGTTCCGGGCGCTGTTTGAAGTGAATGTGTTCGGCACATTGGCGACGGCTCAGGCAGCTATTCGGCATTTTGTGAAAAAAGGATCCGGAAAAATTGTATTCACGAGTTCGATGGCCGGTATCGCTGCTTCAAAATTCGTCGGACCGTACAGTGCAACGAAGCATGCGATTGAAGCGATGGCTGAAACGCTGCGGAAAGAAATGAAGGATTTCGGGGTTCAAGTGGCGACCATCAATCCCGGTACCTTTGAAACAGGTTTCAACCGTCGGGCAGCTGAAGAGAAATGGGAATGGTACAGTGAAGACAAGAACTTCACACCGGCAAAGAGCATGGAGAAAGCGGAAGAGAGCCTGAAGGATGAGTATGATCCGGAAGGGATGATCACGAAAATGATCGAGGTTATTCCGGCGGATCACCATAAATTCCGGACGGTTTATCCGGAAGCGACAGAAGAGCAGCTGAAGAAGACCCAGCAGGAACGCTGGGATATGGAGATATAA
- a CDS encoding RNA polymerase sigma factor — MEAVEMYENLKEDLLRFARSIARHEQEAFDLVQDAAEKSLKQEGLADLPVHKQRAWFFRVMKNRLIDDRRKEKRLSGWEEEEEEEFPEQSFMGNRLETMELLSTLDSELSDIVFKRYWLQMTSKEIGEVLGMPAATVRYKLHFAIKKLRKQLEAEVI, encoded by the coding sequence GTGGAAGCAGTTGAGATGTATGAAAACCTGAAAGAGGATCTCTTGCGCTTCGCCCGTTCCATCGCGCGGCATGAGCAGGAAGCTTTTGATCTCGTGCAGGATGCTGCAGAAAAATCATTAAAACAGGAAGGGTTAGCTGATCTGCCCGTCCACAAGCAGCGGGCCTGGTTCTTCCGGGTGATGAAAAACCGGCTGATTGATGACAGACGTAAAGAAAAACGCCTGTCGGGCTGGGAAGAAGAAGAAGAAGAGGAATTCCCGGAGCAATCATTCATGGGCAATCGGCTGGAAACGATGGAATTACTGTCGACACTCGATTCCGAATTGAGCGATATTGTTTTCAAACGCTATTGGCTGCAGATGACCAGCAAAGAGATTGGCGAGGTTCTTGGAATGCCCGCCGCGACCGTCCGGTACAAACTGCATTTTGCAATCAAAAAACTGAGAAAACAATTGGAGGCTGAAGTGATATGA